One Denticeps clupeoides chromosome 3, fDenClu1.1, whole genome shotgun sequence DNA window includes the following coding sequences:
- the ccn1l1 gene encoding cellular communication network factor 1, like 1 yields MYQMRIFPGQACLHTVLFLFAAISKVQCGCPQKCSQCPSPPPSCPLGISLVLDSCGCCKVCARQYNQDCSLNEPCDHIKSLRCHLGAGGDPERGLCRAEALGRPCEFNGHVYQHGEDFQPSCQHQCSCMDGVVGCMPLCPNSIPLPSWHCTRPRLTRLPGRCCEEWVCDDNNQIEEDADHLGLGPDLPRHPNLANNELLVAPGPWDSSVGAPNQEWISSSHTFTPAKCFLQTTEWSPCSATCGMGVSSRITNSNPECQLSRETRLCQIRQCDLDRTSTLKRGKKCQRTVRPRKPVRISFAGCWTTQRYRPRSCGSCSDGRCCEPSVTRTIQLHFHCPEGQEDFLRNVMWIQRCSCNQSCKSLGVASHSDSLTLPNDIHTFTH; encoded by the exons ATGTACCAGATGAGGATATTCCCTGGACAAGCATGTCTCCACACAGTGCTGTTTCTATTTGCTGCTATTTCTAAG GTGCAGTGTGGGTGCCCACAGAAATGTTCTCAAtgtccctcccctcccccatcGTGCCCGCTGGGCATCAGTTTAGTGCTGGACAGCTGTGGCTGTTGTAAGGTGTGTGCCAGGCAGTACAACCAAGACTGCAGCCTCAATGAGCCTTGTGACCACATCAAGAGCCTGCGCTGCCACCTAGGGGCTGGAGGTGATCCTGAACGTGGCCTGTGTCGAG CTGAGGCCCTGGGCCGACCGTGTGAGTTTAACGGGCACGTCTACCAACACGGTGAGGATTTCCAGCCCAGCTGTCAGCACCAGTGCAGCTGTATGGATGGGGTGGTGGGCTGCATGCCCCTCTGCCCAAACTCCATTCCCCTTCCCAGCTGGCATTGCACAAGGCCACGCCTCACCAGGCTACCCGGTCGCTGTTGTGAAGAGTGGGTGTGTGATGATAACAACCAGATTGAAGAGGATGCCGACCATCTTGGGCTGGGTCCTGACCTGCCCCGTCACCCCAACTTGGCCAACAATGAGCTGCTCGTGGCACCTGGCCCCTGGGACTCCAGTGTTGGCGCTCCAAACCAAG AATGGATCTCTTCCTCCCATACCTTCACTCCAGCCAAGTGTTTCCTTCAGACCACTGAATGGTCACCATGTTCAGCCACCTGTGGGATGGGTGTGTCTAGTCGAATTACCAATAGCAACCCGGAATGTCAGCTGTCCAGAGAGACTCGGCTCTGCCAGATCCGTCAATGTGACCTTGACCGTACTTCAACTCTGAAG agagggaaaaagTGTCAGCGTACTGTGAGACCCAGGAAGCCAGTGAGAATCTCATTTGCTGGGTGCTGGACGACACAACGTTACCGGCCACGCTCCTGTGGCTCATGCTCGGATGGCCGCTGCTGTGAGCCATCAGTCACTCGGACCATCCAGCTGCACTTCCACTGTCCTGAGGGGCAGGAGGACTTCCTACGAAATGTCATGTGGATCCAGCGCTGCAGCTGTAACCAGAGCTGCAAAAGCCTTGGTGTGGCCTCCCACTCCGACTCCCTCACCCTGCCCAACGACATTCACACCTTCACCCACTAA